AAAAAACAGGTGGTTCATAGATTTCCGCGAAAGGAGGGAAAAGGGACGGAAATAACCGGAAAAAATTCACGATTAAAAAAAGAGGTGGTGGAGATAACAGAAGGAGAAGAGGTGAATAAATGGAAAGGAAGCTTACAAGGATAATGGAGGATATTTCCTACGAAGACCTCTACAAGATGAAAAATGACCTCGAGAGCGGGGGAGACCACCTTAAAAGGCTTGTAGAAAAGAAGATAAAAGAGGTTGAAAGCCAGGAAGTGAAAACATGCGCGACATGCGGGAATCCTGTGAACCTTATAACAAATAAGTATTACAGCATAATCTTTGGACCCCCTGACTTAAGGAAAAAGGCGTATTTCTGCGCTCTGGACTGCCTGGACTATTTCATTCAGAGGCTGAAAGAAGTGGAATCAAAGAAGATAAAACTGATGCAATGAACAATGCAATTATTAAAAAAATCCTGCGCCCAAGCAGTGCGCAGGTGAAATACGCTTTTATTTTAATCAAAAAAAACATTTTGAAAAAAACAAAGGTTTAAAAGAAGCCTGATTTTCGCAAGAAAGATGAGAGAAAAAAATGATGAAAAGGGAAAAGTGAAGATTTCTGAAGAGGAAAATAAAAAACATTCCCCTTTGGATGAGCCAAGTGCAGAATCATCTGATGAGATTGATGAGGATGAATTTTCTGCAGAGATAGACTCAGTCAGCCCTATGAAGCACTCAAAAAGGGCGGATGAGGAGCTTTTTTCATACACAATAAAAGTGCCTGGCGACAGGATAGCCGCAGTAATCGGGAAGGGCGGAGAAACCAAAAGAGAGATTGAGGCTGAAACCGGCTGCATCCTGGACATTGACAGCCATGAAAATGAGATTGAAATCTTCAGCAAGGACTCAATAAAACTATACACTGCCAAGGAAGTGATAAGGGCAATAAGCCGCGGCTTCAACCCGAAGATTGCAGTCCAGATGCTCAAGTCAGACTACACTTTTGAAGTGATAGAGCTGAGGCATGTGATAAGCTCTGTTTCCCAGATGAAAAGGCTGAAAGGCAGGGTTATTGGAGAAGGCGGAAAGGCAAGGAAGACAATAGAAGACCTGACTGACACAAACATAAGCGTCTACGGAAAGACAATAGGCGTAATAGGCGAGGCATCAAGGGTTGCGATAGCAAGAAAGGCAATAGAGTTGCTCCTCAAGGGAAGCGCCCACCACTCAGTATACACATGGCTTGAAAGGAAGAGGAGAGAACTAAGGGATGATGAGTTCAAAAGTGAATTCGGCGCAACAGACGAGAAGGAAATAGCCGAGAAAAAAACAGGCGCGAAAAAGGATGAGGCTTCTAAAGAGGATTTTCCAAAATAAAGCAATTGCTTTAATCTCATAAAAACCATTCAATTTTTTAAAAAAGCATATGCTGAAGAAAAGATAAGCTTATAAGAAAGACATTAAAATTGCAGGAAGGCAAAATGGCAGAGAAAGAAAAAGCGGAGAAAAAGCCCGAAGGCAAAATCACCGACTACATTGAGAAAAAGCAGGAAAAGAAAACAGAGGAGAAAGAGCATAAAAAAGAGATTGAAGAGAGTAAGAATAATGGTTCAGATAATGTAATCGCGTTTGAGCTTGCAAAAAAGCAGCAGGAAATCTCAGTTGCGGAATTCTTTGAGAAAAACAGGCACCTTCTCGGCTTTGACAACAAGAGGAAGGCACTCCTCACTGCAATAAAAGAGGCAGTGGACAACTCGCTTGACGCCTGCGAGGAGGCAAGAATACTTCCCGAGCTCCTTGTTGAGATTGTGGAAATGGGGGAGGAAAAATTCAGGGTGTCAGTTGCAGACAACGGACCTGGAATAGTTAGAGAGCAGATTCCAAACATATTCGCAAAGCTTCTCTATGGAAGCAAGTTCCACACGCTGAAGCAGGCGAGGGGGCAGCAGGGGATAGGGATATCTGCTGCAGCGCTCTACGGACAGCTGACAACAGGGAAGCCGATAAGGATAATCTCAAAAATTTCCCCAAAGCATCCTGCATACTACTACGAGCTTCACATTGACACGAAAAACAACAAGCCGGAAATCCTGAAGCAGGAAGAGCGGGAATGGGATATTGAGCATGGCACAAGAATAGAAATAGACCTTGAGGCAATTTACCAGAAGGGCGACCAGTCAGTTGACGAGTATCTCAAGCAGACAGCAATCATAAATCCGCACGCGACAATAACCTACACAAACCCCAAGGCAGAACAGTTCATATTCGCAAGGGTGTCAAAAGAGCTTCCTGCTGAAGCAAAGGAGATAAAGCCCCACCCATACGGAGTGGAGCTCGGGCTTCTCCTGAAAATGCTGAAGAGCGCAGAGGAAAGGACGCTGCAAAGCTTCCTGACAAGCCAATTCTCAAGAGTAGGCGCTGGAACTGCAAAAGAGATATGCGAAAAGGCAGCAATGCTTCCAAATTCAAAGCCCCATGAGATAGACCGGAACCAGGGAGAAAAGCTGATTGATGCGATAAGGAACACAAGGATAATAGCACCCTCTCCGGACTGCCTTTCACCTATAGGCGCACAGAATCTTGAGAACGGGCTCCGAAAGGAGATTAATGCTGAATTCTACACTTCAACTGCAAGACCGCCATCTGTCTACAGGGGAAACCCGTTTGTGATAGAATGCGCAATCGCATACGGCGGGCAGATTCCGGGAGACAAGCAGGCGACAATTCTCAGGTTTGCAAACAGGGTTCCCCTGCTTTACCAGCAGGGAGCCTGCGCAGCAACAAAATCAATAACAGCCACAAACTGGAAATCATACGGGCTATCCCAGAGCAACGGGGCAGTGCCTGTAGGACCATGCGTGATAGCAATACACCTTGCATCTGTATGGGCTCCGTTTACAAGCGAGGCAAAAGAGGCAATAGCCCACTACCCTGAAATAATCAGGGAGATGAAGCTTGCCCTCCAGGAATGCGGGAGAGAACTTACAAAATACATACACAAGAAATACAGGGTAAATGATGCGATAAAGAAAAAGTCCTACATTGAGAAATACCTTCCTCACATAGCACTAGCGTTAAAAGAGCTTCTCGGGCTCACTGAAACCGAGGAGAAAAAACTCCAGGCGGCAATAAAGGAGCTCCTTGAAAAGACAAGGCAGATTGAAAGCATTTCAGATGAAGGCTCTGAGGAAGAGGACAACGGAAGGGAGAAATTCGGGATAAAAGGGAATGTTGAGGAAGAGCTTGAGAATGCCGAGGACAGCGATGATGAGGGCAGTGAGTAAGGAGCGGAAAAATGAAAGATGAAATGATAAAAAGAATAAAGGAGCTCTCAAGGAATCTGTATGAGAGCATAATTCAGCAGAAGAAGCCCCAGCTTTCAATGCCTGTTCGCTCGCTATCAAACGTGGATTTTGACAAGGCAAAGGGATATTTTGAGATAGGAAATGAGAAGAAGACAAGGACTCTTACTGTAAACACATCAAAGACATTCGCTCAGACATTAAGAATGTTGTCGCTCTCAAAAAGCCTTATTGAAACAGATGACATTGCAACAAAGAGAGAGGCATACTATGTGTCAAAGAACTGGGGCGAGGCAAGGTTCCTTGAGCAGCCGGAATCAGACATGGTAATGGATGACATTGAAGCAATGTTCATGGTTAATAGGGAGCAGATAGGGTTCATTCCTGAGGAAAAGGGGGGCGATGTCTCAGGAGAACTTATTGTAGTGGATAAAGACCCCGAAACAGGAAAGGAGATAAAAATTGACTGCACCAAGATGGGAACAGGCGCATACTCAATCCCGAGCAGCGTCGAGCACCTGCAGTTCGAGACAACGGCAAATTTCATACTTGCAATAGAGACAGCTGGAATGTACCAGAGGCTTGTAAAGCATGCCTATTTCAGGAAATCAAAATCAATACTGATATCGCTTGGGGGAGTCCCGACAAGGGCATGCAGGCGGTTCATAAGAAGGCTTTCTGATGAAAAAGACATTCCAGTCTATGTGTTCACAGACGGAGACCCATACGGATACCTGAACATCTACAGGACTCTTAAGGTGGGAAGCGGAAATGCAGCCCACATCAACAAGTTCTTCTGCGTCCCAAAGGCAAAATACATGGGAATCACCCCGGGAGACATAAACGATTACAAGCTTCCAACCCATCCCCTCAAGGAAGTGGACATAAAAAGGGTTAAGGACGGATTCAAGAACGACCCGTTTGTCAAGGCATACCCTGAATGGCAGAAGGCCCTAAACCAAATGGTTGAGATGAAAAAGAGGGCTGAGCAGCAGGCGCTTGCACAGCACGGGCTCAACTTTGTGATTACTGACTACCTTCCGCAAAAGCTGGAAAACCAGAAAACATGGCTTCCTTAAAATTTCCTAATAATAATAAAAAAAATTTATAAAGCAGCAAGAAAATAAATTTATAAAGTTTAACGAATTGTACAAAGATATGAGAAGTTTCAACAACTTGTTTAAGAAAAAAGTTATTGAAGAAAATAAAAACAACAGAGTTATTCCTTCTGGTATCACTTTTAAAATTATAGTAAATCCGTCGTTAAGTGAGGATCATCAAAAAGCGTTAAGATATGTTATCATCAAAAATTCTGGGTTAGATCAATATTTTAAAAATATTGATGTGACTTTTTATGATAGCTATAATGGGAATAATGTGAGCAATGATAAACTTAAGGGAAAACAAATGCTGGTTAAAGTTTTTTGCCCAGAACCCATTGTGAGTATAGAAAAAGATAAAGAAGACGAGTTCTATAAACAGCTAAAATCTAAAGTTACAGAATATATAATAAAAGCTATTCAAAAAAACACTGAAAAAAAATATAAAGCTAATTTAGAAGAATTTCTATTTACATACAGATTAGAATTTTAAATACTTTATTTCTTAAAAAGTAATCTATAAAATAAAGAGGAGATAAACTAAATTTATTTTTCTGCGAGCTTGACCAATTCTGCGTAGAATCCCATTGAAGAGAAATACACTGCTGAAATAACAAAGCTGAGCGCGAAGTAAACAAATGAAAGATCAGAGCCTTCATCTGTTTTTAAAACAGAGGGGTTTTTGAAACACTTTACTCCGCAATTGGCGCATGCAGTGATTGAATCAATGTTGGGGCATGCAGCAATTGAATCAATGCTTTTTGGCATCTGGCCCTTCACTTCAGAAATTGAATCAATGCTTTTTGACGCACTGCCTTCCTGCCAAGAAATTCCAAGAGTCATAATTGAAGCAGCAGTGCGTGGAGAGATTTCATACTGCGGGTAAGTGTTCAGCCAGTCATGCTCTCTGTTTTCATTTCCCCATCTCATTTTTATCACTCGAAAAATTCTTTTAGATTTTTTCAGATACCCTAACTCCCTCGCTCTGATTTTGCAGGCATAGCCAGATTAAATAGAGAAGGATATTTTAATTTATCGGGAAAAAATAAAAAACGGCTTGGAAAAGAGAGAATTATCATAAAAATCCGCATAAACTTCAAAGTCCAAAGAATTACTGCATGGACTCGTTTTGAAAATATCCTGCCAATTTAAAAGCTATGAGGGATTAGTTACCATTATTTGATAGTGAAAAAACCGAAATATTTATAAACCCTTTCTGAATTGTTATCACTGCCAGTCAATAATAAACCGGCAATAATCTCATTTAAAAGGATTGGGGGTAATAACATGTTAGGCATCGGACAGAAGGCGCAGGCAAGTAATTACCAGCAGCAGATAAGGGATATGGTTTCTTACATAAATCAGCATTTCATAGCAGAGGCTCCAAAAGACATATACCTCAATGAATCGCAGGAGGGTATAGGCGGGCACACAAAAGGAGCCCTTCTTAAAGAGGCAATAGAGAGCGCAAAAAGCAAAAAGCCGATTTCAGAAAATATCCTTCCCATCACAACCACAATGCTTGCATTAAACTCTTGCATCGGAAACAACACCCTCATTTCAGGAGATGTTGGGACAGGAAAGACAAGGCTCGCAAGCGTAATAGGCTCAATGGTTTACCAAATCCCAGTTGAGATTTTTGACTGGAGAAAAATTGTCGGAAGCCCGGGAGCAACAGTCAATGACATTTATGCAACTCACGACATCGCTGAACTAAACAAGGGAATAGACATGGCATTTCTTTATCTCCCATTCCATATGCCTTACCTTATCATAGATGAACTCAACAGGTTCTCTGAACTTGAGCAGAACAGGATAAGAGAGGGCGTTGCAAATGATGTGTGGAACTATGCAAACCACTCATGGAAGATAGACAAACAGGTTGTTGTATCAGCAATGAACCCCGATGTTTACGGAGGCACATTCTCCCTCAATGAAAATCTTGTGGACAACTACTCAATTCTCCTTTGGCCGCCAACATACAATCCAATAGCGCACCAGCATCTTGTAGAGCACGCCGATGAGAAGATAAAAGAGGGGCTGGGGCTTGAAGACAAGGTGGGCGAGTTTTTTGAATTCTACAAATCCCACAAGAACGATGCAAAAGCAATCAAAGATAAGATATCAGATCTTCAGCAGGCAACTGTCCAGGAATATGAAAGAAGGAAAATCCCGATAATCAAGAACGGATTTGTGTCAGAGATAAAAAAAGAGATTTCGGAAATAAGGTTTGCAGACGAGCCTCTTCTC
The nucleotide sequence above comes from Candidatus Woesearchaeota archaeon. Encoded proteins:
- a CDS encoding KH domain-containing protein, producing MREKNDEKGKVKISEEENKKHSPLDEPSAESSDEIDEDEFSAEIDSVSPMKHSKRADEELFSYTIKVPGDRIAAVIGKGGETKREIEAETGCILDIDSHENEIEIFSKDSIKLYTAKEVIRAISRGFNPKIAVQMLKSDYTFEVIELRHVISSVSQMKRLKGRVIGEGGKARKTIEDLTDTNISVYGKTIGVIGEASRVAIARKAIELLLKGSAHHSVYTWLERKRRELRDDEFKSEFGATDEKEIAEKKTGAKKDEASKEDFPK
- a CDS encoding DNA topoisomerase VI subunit B is translated as MAEKEKAEKKPEGKITDYIEKKQEKKTEEKEHKKEIEESKNNGSDNVIAFELAKKQQEISVAEFFEKNRHLLGFDNKRKALLTAIKEAVDNSLDACEEARILPELLVEIVEMGEEKFRVSVADNGPGIVREQIPNIFAKLLYGSKFHTLKQARGQQGIGISAAALYGQLTTGKPIRIISKISPKHPAYYYELHIDTKNNKPEILKQEEREWDIEHGTRIEIDLEAIYQKGDQSVDEYLKQTAIINPHATITYTNPKAEQFIFARVSKELPAEAKEIKPHPYGVELGLLLKMLKSAEERTLQSFLTSQFSRVGAGTAKEICEKAAMLPNSKPHEIDRNQGEKLIDAIRNTRIIAPSPDCLSPIGAQNLENGLRKEINAEFYTSTARPPSVYRGNPFVIECAIAYGGQIPGDKQATILRFANRVPLLYQQGACAATKSITATNWKSYGLSQSNGAVPVGPCVIAIHLASVWAPFTSEAKEAIAHYPEIIREMKLALQECGRELTKYIHKKYRVNDAIKKKSYIEKYLPHIALALKELLGLTETEEKKLQAAIKELLEKTRQIESISDEGSEEEDNGREKFGIKGNVEEELENAEDSDDEGSE
- a CDS encoding DNA topoisomerase IV subunit A; protein product: MKDEMIKRIKELSRNLYESIIQQKKPQLSMPVRSLSNVDFDKAKGYFEIGNEKKTRTLTVNTSKTFAQTLRMLSLSKSLIETDDIATKREAYYVSKNWGEARFLEQPESDMVMDDIEAMFMVNREQIGFIPEEKGGDVSGELIVVDKDPETGKEIKIDCTKMGTGAYSIPSSVEHLQFETTANFILAIETAGMYQRLVKHAYFRKSKSILISLGGVPTRACRRFIRRLSDEKDIPVYVFTDGDPYGYLNIYRTLKVGSGNAAHINKFFCVPKAKYMGITPGDINDYKLPTHPLKEVDIKRVKDGFKNDPFVKAYPEWQKALNQMVEMKKRAEQQALAQHGLNFVITDYLPQKLENQKTWLP